From the genome of Biomphalaria glabrata chromosome 1, xgBioGlab47.1, whole genome shotgun sequence, one region includes:
- the LOC106079409 gene encoding uncharacterized protein LOC106079409 has protein sequence MEEQSICILLISVLLACTIIDVEAIGCFVCTSINHKEPECEDMFNNTGKYYQDSCWAPRKGRIGKFPGTKCIKMIAEDESTKYSVVVRDCVVDDGGTNSETEIGRQSHCGWMRVLKFNDKTLRGCILNCDKDACNHGNRVETDLILSLVAAVTLLILFTKRLS, from the exons ATGGAGGAGCAGTCTATCTGTATCCTGTTGATTTCTGTTTTACTTGCCTGTACAATCATAGATG TTGAAGCCAttggttgttttgtttgtacttcCATCAACCACAAAGAACCAGAATGTGAAGACATGTTCAACAACACTGGAAAATATTATCAAGATTCCTGCTGGGCACCTCGCAAAGGAAGAATCGGAAAATTTCCAGGGACCAAATGTATCAAGATGATTGCAGAGGACG aatccACCAAGTACTCAGTTGTGGTTCGTGACTGTGTGGTTGATGATGGGGGAACTAATTCAGAGACAGAAATCGGAAGACAGAGCCACTGTGGCTGGATGCGTGTACTCAAATTCAACGACAAGACATTACGAGGATGTATTCTCAACTGTGATAAAGATGCATGTAACCATGGGAACAGAGTTGAAACAGATCTCATTTTGTCACTTGTGGCTGCTGTGACATTATTAATATTGTTCACAAAAAGACTTTCATGA